From the genome of Scytonema hofmannii PCC 7110, one region includes:
- a CDS encoding RNaseH domain-containing protein, translating to MNNSDLLGPLDKAGLTPKDGKDFDKQMRKQHESKRDLWRQFLQQHITSLSHQETDPYCFAIIEIGQTKKKEFLPQQNIKGAVREACVLEKINSQMIQTVKPKTTEKEDDQENTEPTYSKQTKGRVMNAVLDATLRQVGALYGLPSEVYASANVPEITAQELDVVAFCRRKINRYPRDIHYALAVRLRATGEVDTLLPGASDWTSYTQAGIAVGKLFSDARRDRIEENKKCVQSRIRLKGIELVQFVADVLTQHLERPTIVLIEAEGWRNERGEDNDSKNWFQLKNEYLLAQRDVLNFHHVPGHNCEYTRDNNQLINLLSVVRLRTGNETPQYITNRKTWDEDALSRDFKHLSGFLDKTVPELLHYFSVGGLPNTQKGQDSKTSRELYMLDSQDDEYGANIAFKHQQMMEIVPFFVRPDFQAEEYLKVLCRVPHYMRISPAWSMGNILYPYPMHLGKQLIDDCLCILGLDD from the coding sequence ATTAACAATTCAGATCTTCTAGGACCACTTGATAAAGCTGGGCTTACTCCCAAAGATGGCAAAGATTTTGATAAGCAAATGCGGAAGCAACATGAATCGAAGCGGGATTTATGGCGTCAGTTTCTACAGCAACATATTACTTCTCTTAGTCATCAAGAAACAGATCCTTATTGCTTTGCCATTATTGAAATTGGTCAGACTAAAAAGAAGGAATTTCTACCTCAACAAAATATCAAAGGAGCAGTCCGAGAAGCTTGCGTTTTGGAGAAGATTAACTCGCAAATGATACAGACGGTTAAACCAAAAACAACTGAGAAAGAAGACGACCAAGAAAACACGGAGCCTACTTACAGCAAACAGACAAAAGGGCGTGTTATGAACGCTGTGCTGGACGCAACATTACGTCAAGTAGGAGCGCTCTATGGACTACCATCTGAAGTTTATGCATCAGCAAACGTACCAGAAATTACTGCCCAAGAATTAGACGTTGTTGCTTTTTGTCGTCGAAAAATCAATCGCTATCCGCGTGACATCCACTATGCTCTTGCCGTTCGTTTACGTGCAACAGGTGAGGTGGATACACTCCTTCCTGGTGCGAGCGATTGGACTTCTTATACACAAGCAGGAATTGCTGTTGGAAAGTTATTTTCCGATGCACGCCGCGATCGCATTGAAGAAAACAAAAAGTGCGTTCAAAGTAGAATCCGGTTAAAAGGCATAGAGTTAGTGCAGTTTGTAGCAGACGTACTCACACAACATTTAGAAAGACCCACAATTGTGCTGATTGAAGCTGAAGGATGGCGTAACGAGCGCGGCGAAGACAATGATAGCAAGAACTGGTTTCAACTGAAGAATGAGTATCTACTGGCACAACGGGATGTCTTGAACTTTCATCATGTTCCCGGTCATAATTGCGAGTATACACGCGATAATAACCAATTAATTAACTTGTTGTCAGTGGTTCGTCTAAGAACCGGGAATGAGACGCCGCAGTATATCACTAATAGAAAAACTTGGGATGAAGATGCTCTATCTCGAGATTTTAAGCATTTAAGTGGTTTCTTAGACAAGACTGTACCAGAACTACTGCATTACTTCTCCGTGGGAGGGTTACCCAACACACAAAAAGGTCAGGACAGTAAAACTTCACGGGAACTTTATATGCTCGATTCTCAAGACGATGAGTACGGTGCAAATATTGCCTTCAAACATCAGCAAATGATGGAAATTGTACCATTTTTTGTCCGCCCAGATTTTCAGGCAGAAGAATATCTAAAAGTATTGTGCCGAGTGCCACACTATATGCGAATTTCACCAGCATGGTCAATGGGAAATATTCTTTACCCTTACCCAATGCATTTAGGCAAACAACTAATAGACGATTGCTTGTGCATTCTTGGTCTAGACGATTAA
- the ureG gene encoding urease accessory protein UreG, with translation MNAFRVGVAGPVGSGKTALVDALCKAMRDRYQIAVVTNDIYTQEDAQFLVRSQALASDRILGVETGGCPHTAIREDASMNLAAIEQLEMQFLNLDLVFLESGGDNLAATFSPELVDLTIYVIDVAAGDKIPRKGGPGITKSDLLVINKIDLAPYVGADLSVMERDAKKMRGGKPFVFTNLKTQEGLAEIIQFVDINIG, from the coding sequence ATGAACGCTTTTCGAGTCGGTGTTGCGGGACCTGTGGGGTCGGGAAAAACAGCTTTAGTTGATGCTTTGTGTAAGGCAATGCGCGATCGCTATCAAATTGCGGTGGTGACTAATGATATTTATACTCAAGAAGATGCTCAATTTTTGGTTCGTTCTCAAGCTTTGGCAAGCGATCGCATTTTAGGAGTAGAAACAGGAGGTTGTCCTCACACCGCTATCAGGGAAGATGCTTCGATGAATTTGGCTGCGATCGAACAGTTGGAGATGCAGTTTTTGAACTTAGATTTGGTATTTTTGGAGAGTGGCGGAGATAATTTGGCAGCAACTTTCAGCCCAGAATTGGTAGATTTAACGATTTACGTTATAGATGTTGCTGCTGGTGATAAAATTCCCCGTAAAGGTGGTCCTGGAATTACTAAATCAGATCTGTTGGTCATCAATAAAATTGATTTAGCTCCCTATGTCGGTGCAGATTTAAGTGTGATGGAAAGGGATGCTAAAAAAATGCGTGGTGGTAAGCCTTTTGTTTTTACGAACTTGAAAACTCAAGAAGGTCTTGCAGAGATAATTCAATTTGTTGATATAAATATTGGTTAA
- a CDS encoding AIM24 family protein: MATFEVIEKEGLRLVKVILQNETVRTESGALYYMRGNITMQSKTPSAGGFLKSLATGENIFRPTYTGTGELYLEPSLSGFHIMELNGTEWILDSGAYWASDGNVEVGVERNKLLSGLIGGEGLFQTKVKGRGQVVMMAQGPVEVVQLQNDRLVVDGNFAIARTNTLNYRVEKATKSILGSMTSGEFLVNTFEGTGTILLAPIPYWQVKLLREITAAIPKTSG, from the coding sequence ATGGCAACTTTTGAAGTTATAGAAAAAGAAGGCTTGCGCTTAGTCAAGGTTATTTTACAAAACGAAACAGTGCGAACGGAATCTGGCGCTTTGTACTATATGCGTGGCAACATTACCATGCAGTCTAAAACACCTTCAGCAGGTGGCTTTCTGAAATCTCTAGCAACTGGTGAAAATATTTTTCGCCCTACTTATACAGGGACTGGAGAGTTGTATTTAGAGCCTTCTTTATCTGGATTCCATATTATGGAATTGAATGGTACTGAATGGATTTTGGATAGTGGGGCTTATTGGGCAAGTGATGGTAATGTAGAGGTTGGCGTTGAGCGCAATAAGCTACTGTCTGGTTTGATTGGCGGTGAAGGCTTGTTTCAAACAAAAGTCAAAGGTAGGGGTCAAGTGGTTATGATGGCGCAAGGACCTGTAGAGGTAGTTCAATTACAAAATGACCGTTTGGTAGTTGATGGTAATTTTGCGATCGCCCGCACAAATACATTAAATTATCGTGTTGAGAAAGCAACCAAATCAATTTTAGGTTCGATGACTTCTGGTGAGTTTTTGGTAAATACTTTTGAAGGAACAGGCACTATCTTGCTTGCTCCTATACCTTACTGGCAAGTGAAGTTGCTTCGTGAAATTACAGCAGCAATCCCTAAAACTTCAGGTTGA